In one window of Spirochaetaceae bacterium DNA:
- a CDS encoding Fic family protein, with protein MMSFEPTVLEAMPITYRLLGIVRQISEYKGKQDLYQRQSPQVLETLRQVAMIQSTESSNRIEGVTAPAHRIRSLVELKTTPQNRSEQEIAGYRDVLGTIHANATDITFSSNVMLQLHRDLYQFLPGRGGSWKRTNNDIVETRPDGTEVVRFSPVAAHATPDAMRTLHDRFADRWDAGHIEPLMLIAAYVLDFLCIHPFHDGNGRMARLITTLLMYQSGYEVGRYISLEQIVERTKESYYDALLQSSTGWHEGRHDLTPWVEYLLGVVVLSAWRELDRRIGLVQGARGTKTAMVLDVIDRMVGEISVSDLQERCPTVSVDLIRRVLRQERDHGRVECLGRGPRARWRKIVQHP; from the coding sequence ATGATGTCCTTTGAGCCGACTGTTCTGGAGGCGATGCCGATAACTTACCGGCTACTGGGAATCGTTCGGCAGATCAGCGAGTACAAAGGAAAGCAAGACCTGTATCAGCGGCAGTCACCGCAGGTCCTGGAGACCCTCCGCCAAGTTGCCATGATTCAGAGCACGGAGTCATCCAATAGAATCGAGGGGGTGACGGCGCCCGCGCATCGCATCCGGTCTCTGGTGGAGCTGAAGACCACGCCGCAAAATCGTTCCGAGCAAGAGATTGCCGGCTACCGCGACGTGCTGGGCACGATTCATGCAAACGCAACCGACATTACGTTTTCCTCCAACGTCATGCTCCAACTGCACCGCGACTTGTATCAGTTTCTCCCGGGAAGGGGCGGGTCCTGGAAGCGTACGAACAACGACATCGTCGAGACCAGACCCGACGGTACCGAGGTTGTGAGGTTCAGCCCCGTTGCGGCCCATGCGACACCCGACGCTATGCGCACGTTGCATGATCGCTTCGCGGATCGGTGGGACGCGGGGCACATCGAGCCGCTGATGCTGATTGCGGCCTACGTATTGGATTTTCTCTGTATCCATCCGTTCCATGACGGGAATGGACGTATGGCACGCCTGATCACGACGCTGCTCATGTATCAGTCGGGTTACGAGGTAGGCCGGTACATCAGCTTGGAGCAGATCGTGGAGCGTACGAAGGAGAGCTACTACGACGCTCTGCTCCAGTCATCCACGGGCTGGCATGAGGGGCGGCACGATCTTACTCCCTGGGTGGAGTATCTGCTTGGCGTGGTCGTCCTCAGCGCATGGCGGGAACTCGACCGTCGGATCGGACTCGTTCAGGGTGCGCGGGGTACCAAGACTGCGATGGTGCTCGACGTGATCGACCGCATGGTGGGCGAAATCTCGGTGTCGGACTTGCAGGAACGATGCCCGACGGTCAGTGTCGACTTGATACGACGCGTCCTTCGCCAAGAGCGGGACCACGGGAGAGTCGAGTGCCTGGGGCGCGGACCGCGCGCCCGCTGGCGGAAGATTGTGCAACATCCCTAA
- a CDS encoding alpha-L-fucosidase: MEVSPKREVRQSPGDTGWFVHDRFGLFIHWGLYALPARHEWVMQKEEIPVRDYERYMDYFDPDLYDPDRWAEAAAGAGMRYFVATTKHHEGFCLWDSALTDYKATNAPAGRDLIRPMVDAFRAHGLRVGFYHSIIDWHHPAFVIDDVHALRNHPRRAELNEQRDQAKYIEYLHGQVRELLTGFGRIDVLWCDFSYPDRGKGRDDWDSPRLYRMIRELQPHVVLNDRLDLDDGWDIRTPEQWQPQGWITVDGQPVVWEACQTFSGSWGYHRDEASWKSVGQLVRMLADTVSKGGNLLLNVGPTGRGEFDRRALERLQGIGEWMRLHGRSIYGCTAAPAEFAQPADCRLTFHPDRKRLYVHLFAWPFRHLHLPGYAGKVAYAQLLNDASEVRMQAIGEHQQRVEGIPADTVVLELPVLQPDTPVPVIELFLR; encoded by the coding sequence ATGGAAGTCAGCCCAAAGAGAGAAGTCAGGCAGAGTCCCGGCGACACCGGCTGGTTCGTACACGACCGCTTCGGCCTGTTCATTCACTGGGGATTGTATGCCCTGCCGGCCCGCCACGAGTGGGTGATGCAGAAGGAGGAGATCCCGGTCCGCGACTACGAACGCTACATGGATTACTTCGATCCCGACCTGTACGACCCGGATCGCTGGGCCGAGGCCGCCGCCGGCGCCGGCATGAGGTACTTCGTGGCCACCACCAAGCATCACGAAGGCTTCTGCCTGTGGGACAGCGCGCTGACCGACTACAAGGCCACCAACGCGCCCGCCGGGCGCGACCTGATCCGGCCGATGGTGGATGCGTTCCGCGCCCACGGCCTGCGCGTCGGCTTCTACCACTCGATCATCGACTGGCACCATCCCGCGTTCGTGATCGACGACGTGCACGCCCTGCGCAACCATCCGCGGCGGGCAGAACTCAACGAGCAGCGCGACCAGGCCAAGTACATCGAGTACCTGCACGGCCAGGTACGGGAGCTGCTGACCGGTTTCGGCCGCATCGATGTCCTGTGGTGCGACTTCAGCTACCCGGACCGCGGCAAGGGCCGCGACGACTGGGACAGCCCGCGCCTGTACCGGATGATCCGGGAGCTGCAGCCGCACGTGGTGCTCAACGACCGCCTCGACCTGGACGACGGCTGGGACATCCGCACCCCGGAGCAGTGGCAGCCGCAGGGCTGGATCACCGTCGACGGCCAGCCGGTGGTGTGGGAGGCGTGTCAGACCTTCTCCGGCTCCTGGGGATATCACCGCGACGAAGCATCCTGGAAGAGCGTCGGCCAGTTGGTGCGCATGCTCGCGGACACCGTCAGCAAAGGCGGCAACCTGTTGCTCAACGTCGGCCCGACCGGGCGCGGCGAGTTCGACCGCCGCGCGCTCGAGCGCCTGCAGGGGATCGGCGAGTGGATGCGCCTGCACGGCCGATCGATATACGGCTGCACCGCGGCGCCGGCCGAGTTCGCCCAGCCGGCCGACTGCCGGCTCACCTTCCATCCGGACCGGAAACGGTTGTACGTCCACCTGTTCGCGTGGCCGTTCCGCCACCTGCACCTGCCCGGCTACGCCGGCAAGGTGGCATACGCGCAGTTGCTGAACGACGCCTCGGAGGTGCGCATGCAGGCGATCGGCGAGCACCAGCAGCGCGTGGAGGGCATCCCCGCGGACACCGTGGTGCTGGAGCTGCCGGTGCTGCAGCCCGACACCCCGGTCCCGGTAATCGAGTTGTTCCTGCGCTAG
- a CDS encoding dipeptidase: MDWKSYLREQQQRVVDELLAFIRIPSVSALPAHAHDVAAAGAWVHARLEAAGVEHVQTLPTGGHPVVYGDWLHAPGAPTVLIYGHFDVQPAMFEDGWSHPPFEPRLADDRIYARGASDDKGNMFAPVIAVEALLRTGGALPVNVKFLLEGQEEIGSPQLAGFVRSQRELLACDFALSADGSQWSETVPTLLLSLRGICALQVDVTGPAADMHSGIYGGTIHNPLHALAELIAGLHDADGRVAVDGFYDDVVEPTPEQRRQYARVPFDEPAYLASTGVPALYGEAGWSTYEREWVRPTLEVNGLWGGFQGAGTKTVLPASAHAKITCRLVAGQQPARILDLVAGHLARHAPVGARVSCTASEVHGAPYSVPADHPGNRAAARVLERLYGVPPLHTGSGGSIPVCGLLHAELGIHTIGFSFALDDEGAHGPDEFFRLASFRRAQEAYCLILQELSAV, encoded by the coding sequence ATGGACTGGAAAAGCTATCTCCGCGAGCAGCAGCAACGCGTAGTGGACGAGTTGCTCGCCTTCATTCGCATTCCGAGCGTCAGCGCCCTGCCGGCGCATGCCCACGACGTGGCCGCCGCCGGCGCCTGGGTGCATGCGCGCCTGGAGGCGGCCGGCGTGGAGCACGTGCAGACGCTGCCCACCGGCGGCCACCCGGTGGTGTACGGCGACTGGCTGCACGCCCCCGGCGCCCCCACCGTGCTCATCTACGGCCACTTCGACGTGCAGCCGGCGATGTTCGAAGACGGCTGGAGCCACCCGCCGTTCGAGCCGCGCCTGGCGGACGACCGCATCTACGCGCGCGGCGCCTCCGACGACAAGGGCAACATGTTCGCGCCGGTCATCGCCGTGGAGGCGCTGCTGCGCACCGGCGGCGCACTGCCGGTCAACGTCAAGTTCCTGCTCGAGGGGCAGGAGGAGATCGGCAGCCCGCAACTGGCCGGCTTCGTGCGTTCCCAACGCGAGCTGCTGGCGTGCGACTTTGCGCTGTCCGCGGACGGCAGCCAGTGGAGCGAGACCGTACCCACGCTGCTGTTGTCGCTGCGCGGGATTTGCGCCCTGCAGGTGGACGTCACCGGCCCGGCGGCCGACATGCACTCCGGCATCTACGGCGGCACCATTCACAACCCGCTGCATGCACTGGCCGAGCTGATCGCCGGCCTGCACGATGCCGACGGGCGCGTCGCCGTGGACGGGTTCTACGACGACGTGGTGGAGCCGACCCCCGAGCAGCGACGCCAGTACGCCCGCGTGCCGTTCGACGAGCCCGCCTACCTGGCCAGCACCGGCGTGCCCGCCCTGTACGGCGAGGCGGGCTGGAGCACCTACGAGCGCGAGTGGGTTCGGCCGACGCTGGAGGTGAACGGCCTCTGGGGCGGCTTTCAGGGCGCCGGCACCAAGACCGTGCTGCCGGCCTCCGCGCACGCCAAGATCACCTGCCGGCTGGTCGCCGGCCAGCAGCCGGCGCGCATCCTGGACCTGGTCGCCGGCCACCTGGCGCGCCACGCCCCCGTCGGCGCGCGCGTGAGCTGCACGGCCAGCGAAGTGCACGGCGCGCCGTACTCGGTACCGGCCGACCATCCCGGCAACCGGGCCGCCGCCCGGGTGCTGGAGCGGCTGTACGGAGTGCCGCCCCTGCACACCGGCTCCGGCGGCAGCATTCCGGTGTGCGGCTTGCTGCACGCGGAACTGGGCATCCACACCATCGGCTTTTCCTTCGCACTCGACGACGAGGGCGCACACGGCCCGGACGAGTTCTTCCGCCTGGCCAGCTTCCGGCGCGCACAGGAGGCGTATTGTCTTATCCTGCAAGAGTTGTCCGCCGTATGA
- a CDS encoding M3 family oligoendopeptidase, translating into MKLRETWDLEGIFAGGSASPEFAAFLARLDEDIEALAEQVDALGGETEAWTAAVIGWQQRAAELGEAYSFVECLAAADTGDAVATALGGRLDAVEARLKAIEVEIDRRMLALSDEAWRRLLEQEELAPVAFFLNRQRTMARHKMDPRRETLAETLAVDGYHAWGRMYDKLAGSLRASVSEDGGQVELSMGQLVHRLEDADGAVRAEALRHLEEAWRGVQDLAAMALNSQAGFRQSLYAGRGWQSILWEPLHLNRLQPETLQAMWSAIAAKSAALLPYLEAKARLLKIDRMRWADLVAPVTKSERRLAYGDAADYIVERFAAFGGALGDFARHAFTRRWIEVEDRPGKAAGGFCTDLPLSRQTRIFMTYGGTFGGASTLAHELGHAYHAWLLRERPYFATHYPMALAETASTFCETLIMDAALDAADGEQELALLGNIGDEAVMMLMNLRSRFLFETAFFERRAGGPLTADELSALMVEAQREAYCGGLAEDGYHPLFWASKLHFYLTSMPFYNFPYVFGYLFSNGLSALARREGPAFAEAYARLLQDTGSMTCEELAQRHLGEDLTGAAFWERAVARVLEVVPRFTRAAARAG; encoded by the coding sequence ATGAAACTGCGGGAAACCTGGGATCTGGAGGGGATCTTCGCCGGCGGCTCGGCGTCGCCGGAGTTCGCCGCCTTTCTGGCCCGCCTGGACGAGGACATCGAGGCACTGGCGGAGCAGGTGGACGCGCTCGGCGGCGAGACGGAGGCGTGGACCGCGGCAGTGATCGGCTGGCAGCAGCGCGCGGCGGAACTGGGCGAGGCATACAGCTTCGTGGAGTGCCTGGCGGCGGCGGACACCGGCGACGCGGTGGCCACCGCGCTCGGCGGCCGGCTGGACGCGGTCGAAGCGCGGCTGAAGGCGATCGAGGTGGAAATCGACCGGCGCATGCTGGCGCTGTCCGACGAGGCCTGGCGGCGCCTGCTGGAGCAGGAGGAGCTGGCACCGGTGGCGTTCTTTCTGAACCGGCAACGCACCATGGCACGCCACAAGATGGACCCGCGGCGCGAGACGCTGGCCGAGACGCTGGCGGTCGACGGCTACCACGCCTGGGGGCGGATGTACGACAAGCTGGCGGGCTCGCTGCGCGCCTCGGTGAGCGAGGACGGTGGTCAGGTGGAGTTGTCGATGGGGCAGCTCGTGCACCGCCTTGAGGATGCCGACGGCGCGGTGCGCGCCGAAGCGCTGCGCCACCTGGAGGAGGCGTGGCGCGGCGTGCAGGATCTCGCCGCCATGGCCCTGAACAGCCAGGCGGGGTTCCGGCAAAGCCTGTACGCGGGGCGCGGCTGGCAGTCGATCCTGTGGGAGCCGCTGCACCTGAACCGCCTGCAGCCGGAGACCCTGCAGGCGATGTGGAGCGCCATCGCCGCGAAGAGCGCTGCGCTGCTGCCTTACCTGGAGGCCAAGGCGCGGTTGCTGAAGATCGACCGCATGCGCTGGGCGGACCTGGTCGCCCCGGTGACGAAGAGCGAGCGCCGCCTCGCTTACGGTGATGCCGCCGACTACATCGTGGAGCGGTTCGCCGCGTTCGGCGGCGCGTTGGGAGACTTCGCCCGGCATGCCTTCACGCGGCGCTGGATCGAGGTGGAGGACCGGCCCGGCAAGGCGGCCGGCGGCTTCTGCACCGACCTGCCGCTGAGCAGACAGACGCGCATCTTCATGACCTACGGCGGCACGTTCGGCGGGGCGAGCACGCTGGCCCACGAGCTCGGCCACGCCTACCACGCCTGGCTGCTGCGCGAGCGGCCCTACTTCGCCACCCACTACCCGATGGCGCTGGCCGAGACGGCGAGCACGTTCTGCGAGACGCTGATCATGGACGCGGCGCTCGACGCCGCCGACGGCGAGCAGGAACTGGCGCTGCTCGGCAACATCGGCGACGAGGCGGTGATGATGCTGATGAACCTGCGCAGCCGCTTCCTGTTCGAAACCGCCTTCTTCGAGCGCCGCGCCGGCGGCCCGCTGACCGCGGACGAGCTGAGCGCGCTGATGGTGGAGGCGCAGCGCGAGGCGTACTGCGGCGGGCTCGCCGAGGACGGCTACCACCCGCTGTTCTGGGCCTCGAAGCTGCACTTCTACCTCACGTCCATGCCGTTCTACAACTTCCCCTACGTGTTCGGGTACCTGTTCAGCAACGGCCTGTCCGCGCTCGCCCGCCGCGAGGGACCGGCCTTCGCCGAGGCCTACGCGCGGCTGCTGCAAGACACCGGCTCCATGACCTGCGAGGAGCTGGCGCAGCGCCACCTGGGCGAGGACCTGACCGGCGCCGCCTTCTGGGAGCGCGCCGTGGCCCGCGTGCTGGAGGTAGTCCCCCGCTTCACCCGCGCGGCCGCCCGCGCGGGTTAG